A region of Deltaproteobacteria bacterium DNA encodes the following proteins:
- a CDS encoding nucleoside monophosphate kinase: MNILMFGPNGSGKGTFGAILCERFGMPQVETGVIFRENISKGTALGKEAKAYIDKGELVPDDVTIPMLLNRLKENDCKNGWLLDGFPRNITQAEAFWTALRKEKITLDYVIELEISREMAKRRIMGRRLCPNDNNHPNNIYVKENLPVEKDGKLFCRVCGREGLLSRADDQDEAAIDKRHSIYFDIKKGTQAAVNYFKERVTVIQVDSLPGVKEVSKNLFELLK, encoded by the coding sequence ATGAATATTCTTATGTTTGGACCGAATGGCAGCGGTAAGGGGACATTTGGAGCGATCCTGTGCGAAAGGTTTGGAATGCCGCAGGTAGAAACAGGGGTGATTTTCAGAGAGAACATCTCGAAAGGGACGGCGTTGGGAAAAGAGGCAAAGGCCTACATTGATAAGGGTGAACTGGTTCCCGATGATGTCACCATACCCATGCTTCTGAACCGCCTGAAAGAAAATGATTGCAAAAATGGATGGCTGTTAGACGGATTCCCGCGGAATATAACTCAGGCGGAGGCCTTCTGGACTGCGCTCCGGAAGGAAAAGATCACGTTGGATTATGTTATTGAGCTGGAAATCAGCAGGGAAATGGCAAAGAGGCGTATCATGGGAAGGCGGTTGTGTCCCAATGACAACAACCACCCAAATAATATTTATGTTAAAGAAAACCTACCCGTAGAGAAGGATGGCAAGTTGTTTTGCCGGGTATGCGGCCGCGAAGGCTTGTTATCCCGCGCTGATGATCAGGATGAAGCGGCCATTGATAAGAGACACAGCATCTATTTTGATATAAAAAAAGGTACACAGGCTGCCGTTAATTACTTCAAAGAAAGAGTAACGGTCATTCAGGTGGATTCTCTTCCCGGCGTTAAAGAGGTCTCCAAGAACCTCTTTGAATTGCTGAAATAG
- a CDS encoding zinc ribbon domain-containing protein, which yields MPIYEFKCKKCSNVFEILFRSSNESLAVSCPACKSKKTEKLMSIFGGKVGSTSSASCSSCAATSCGS from the coding sequence ATGCCTATTTACGAATTTAAATGCAAAAAATGCAGCAACGTTTTTGAGATATTATTCAGATCCAGCAATGAAAGCCTTGCAGTATCCTGCCCCGCATGCAAATCAAAAAAGACAGAGAAGTTAATGTCGATATTCGGCGGAAAGGTTGGCAGTACTTCATCGGCAAGCTGCTCGTCCTGTGCGGCGACATCCTGTGGATCATGA